The Nodularia sp. LEGE 06071 genome has a segment encoding these proteins:
- a CDS encoding succinate dehydrogenase/fumarate reductase flavoprotein subunit — translation MLEHDVLIVGGGLAGCRAAVEIARTDPSLNVAVVAKTHPIRSHSVAAQGGMAASLKNVDSEDSWEAHAFDTVKGSDYLADQDAVAILAQEAPDVVIDLEHMGVLFSRLPDGRIAQRAFGGHSHDRTCYAADKTGHAILHELVNNLRRYGVHIYEEWYVMRLILESGEAKGVVMFHLLDGHIEVLRAKAVMFATGGYGRVYNTTSNDYASTGDGLAMTAIAGLPLEDMEFVQFHPTGLYPVGVLISEAVRGEGAYLINSDGDRFMKNYAPSRMELAPRDITSRAISYEIRAGRGVHPDGSAGGPFVYLDLRHMGKEKIMSRVPFCWEEAHRLVGVDAVTQPMPIRPTNHYCMGGIPVNTDGRVRSSGDNLVEGFFAAGETACVSVHGANRLGSNSLLECIVYGRRTGAAIAQYVQNRKLPAVNEEHYIQEAQQQIQALIEQPGKYRINQVRQAFQDCMTECCAVFRTEDVMREGWQKITELQQQYPQIYLDDKGSCWNTELVEALELRSLMVVGQTILASALNRQESRGAHFREDYPQRDDTNFLQHTMAYYSPAGIDIQYRPVVINMFEPKERKY, via the coding sequence ATGTTGGAACATGATGTGCTTATTGTCGGAGGGGGATTGGCGGGATGTCGCGCTGCTGTGGAAATTGCGCGCACTGATCCTAGTTTAAATGTGGCTGTGGTGGCTAAAACTCATCCCATCCGTTCCCACTCGGTAGCCGCTCAAGGTGGGATGGCGGCTTCTTTGAAAAATGTTGATTCTGAAGATAGTTGGGAAGCACACGCTTTTGATACTGTCAAGGGTTCTGACTATTTAGCAGACCAAGACGCAGTGGCAATTCTCGCCCAGGAAGCCCCAGATGTGGTAATTGATCTGGAACACATGGGTGTTTTATTCTCGCGTTTACCTGATGGTCGCATTGCCCAACGCGCTTTTGGTGGACATTCTCACGATCGCACTTGCTACGCTGCGGATAAAACTGGTCACGCGATTCTACATGAGTTGGTTAACAACCTGCGGCGTTATGGTGTGCATATCTATGAAGAATGGTATGTAATGCGCTTGATTTTAGAATCAGGTGAGGCCAAGGGTGTGGTGATGTTTCACCTGTTAGATGGGCATATAGAGGTGCTGCGGGCGAAGGCGGTCATGTTTGCTACAGGTGGCTATGGTCGCGTTTATAATACGACTTCTAATGATTACGCTTCTACGGGCGACGGTTTGGCGATGACGGCGATCGCAGGTTTACCCCTAGAAGATATGGAATTTGTGCAGTTTCATCCCACTGGTTTGTATCCGGTAGGTGTGCTGATTTCGGAAGCTGTCAGGGGCGAAGGCGCGTATTTAATTAATAGTGATGGCGATCGCTTCATGAAAAACTATGCACCCAGTCGCATGGAATTAGCTCCTCGTGATATTACCTCACGGGCGATATCTTACGAAATTCGCGCCGGGCGTGGAGTTCATCCCGACGGAAGTGCAGGCGGCCCCTTTGTCTATCTTGACTTGCGACACATGGGCAAAGAAAAAATTATGAGTCGTGTTCCCTTCTGTTGGGAAGAAGCCCACCGCTTAGTCGGTGTTGACGCGGTAACTCAGCCGATGCCAATTCGCCCCACAAATCACTATTGTATGGGTGGTATCCCAGTGAACACCGATGGACGAGTTCGCAGCAGTGGAGATAACTTAGTTGAAGGCTTTTTTGCTGCTGGTGAAACAGCTTGTGTATCTGTACATGGTGCTAATCGTCTTGGTAGTAATTCGCTGCTGGAATGTATAGTTTATGGTAGGCGTACCGGAGCGGCGATCGCTCAATATGTGCAGAATCGGAAGTTACCTGCTGTGAACGAAGAACACTACATCCAAGAAGCCCAGCAACAAATCCAAGCCTTAATAGAACAGCCAGGGAAATATCGGATTAATCAAGTGCGTCAAGCCTTCCAAGATTGTATGACTGAATGCTGTGCTGTTTTCCGAACTGAAGACGTAATGCGTGAAGGTTGGCAAAAAATAACAGAATTGCAACAGCAATATCCGCAAATTTATTTAGATGATAAAGGTAGCTGCTGGAATACAGAACTTGTAGAAGCCTTAGAATTACGAAGTTTGATGGTGGTAGGACAAACAATTCTCGCCTCAGCCCTGAATCGCCAAGAAAGTCGCGGCGCACACTTCCGCGAAGATTATCCCCAGCGAGACGATACTAATTTTTTGCAACACACAATGGCTTATTATTCACCAGCAGGTATTGATATTCAATATCGCCCAGTGGTAATTAATATGTTTGAACCAAAAGAGCGAAAGTATTAG